The following nucleotide sequence is from candidate division KSB1 bacterium.
TCCCCAGGCAAATCGGGCAGGTTTGGGAATTCGGATCTGCGCCAAAAGTCGTACTACAGCGGCAAAATATTTTCGATTTGGTTAAAAGTTGGGCGTGGACTTCAAGCCCGATGACAGGTTCGTATTTCATTTTTTGAACTAAAGATTCTTTTCAATAAAATCTCCAACCCGCAGCACCATCTCTTCATCAAAATGTTTCCCGATGACCTGGACACCTATAGGTAAATTGCTTGAATCGAAGCCACAGGGTACCGAAATAGCCGGCAACCCTGCTAAATTAACAGAGACTGTATAAATATCGGACAGATACATAGTCAGCGGGTTATCCAGTTTTTCTCCTAACTTAAATGCGGTCGTAGGTGCAGTTGGGGTGAGCAAGCAATCACACTTTTGAAAAGCACGCTCAAAATCCTGTTTAATCAAAGTTCGTACTTTCTGGGCTTTTTGGTAGTAAGCCTCAAAATAACCGGCCGACAGCACATATGTTCCCAGCATAATTCTGCGCTTGACTTCTTCCCCAAAGCCCTGACTTCGAGTTTGCATGTACATTTCCTGCAAATTCATTGCCTCATTAGCCCGAAAGCCGTATCTAACGCCATCGAATCGGGCGAGATTTGAGGAGGCCTCAGCGTTTGCCAGAACGTAATACGTTGCAATCGCGTAGTCGGTGTGGGGTAATTCTACATCTAAAAAAGCAGCACCGCTTTCTTTCAGCAAACCAATGGTTTTTTCAATCGACTTTCGAACTTCGGCGTCTAAACCCCGGGCAAAATATTCTTTAGGTAAACCGATTTTTAATCCCTCAACGTCCTTTCGGAATATTTTTGAAAACTCAGGAACGGGTACAGGTGCAGAAGTCGCATCTCTCTCATCATGACCGGAGATCACTTCTAATAGAAGAGCGGCATCTTCGACTGTTTTCGAAATGGGCCCAATTTGGTCCAACGAAGAGGCAAAAGCCACTAACCCAAAACGAGAAACTCTGCCATAGGTCGGCTTCAATCCGACGACACCACAGAAAGCAGCCGGCTGGCGAATAGAACCGCCGGTATCCGAGCCAAGCGCCGCCGTAGCCATGTCTGCCGCTACTGCCACACAGGATCCACC
It contains:
- the gatA gene encoding Asp-tRNA(Asn)/Glu-tRNA(Gln) amidotransferase subunit GatA, with the protein product MSFSDIKKELTRGKWTYEQLVQHYLNKINEGSHLNAFISVLRERTLIKAKAIDEKRASHKIGKLAGLVIALKDNLAVKGEKLTCASHILENFISPYDATVVHKLAAEDAIIIGKTNMDEFAMGSSNENSYFGSAKNPADPGRVPGGSSGGSCVAVAADMATAALGSDTGGSIRQPAAFCGVVGLKPTYGRVSRFGLVAFASSLDQIGPISKTVEDAALLLEVISGHDERDATSAPVPVPEFSKIFRKDVEGLKIGLPKEYFARGLDAEVRKSIEKTIGLLKESGAAFLDVELPHTDYAIATYYVLANAEASSNLARFDGVRYGFRANEAMNLQEMYMQTRSQGFGEEVKRRIMLGTYVLSAGYFEAYYQKAQKVRTLIKQDFERAFQKCDCLLTPTAPTTAFKLGEKLDNPLTMYLSDIYTVSVNLAGLPAISVPCGFDSSNLPIGVQVIGKHFDEEMVLRVGDFIEKNL